The following proteins come from a genomic window of Castor canadensis chromosome 17, mCasCan1.hap1v2, whole genome shotgun sequence:
- the Dzip1l gene encoding cilium assembly protein DZIP1L isoform X2, protein MQPSAATAEGLSGPLFGAYTLPTFKFQPRRESIDWRRISALDVERVARELDVATLQDNITGVTFCNLDREACSRCGQPVDPALLKVLRLAQLTIEYLLHCQDCLSASVAQLEARLQASLGQQQRGQQELGRQADELKGVREESRRRRKMISALQQLLVQTGTQSCHACHLCDKTFMNATFLRGHIQRRHAGMVEGGKKQQEQSWVDSLEELRAKLKWTQGELEAQREAERQRQLQELEIARQREIEAKKEFDEWKEKERSKLYGEIDKLKQLFWNEFKTVANQNSSLEEKLQALKSHSVTESHLGSLRDEESEERLQQAQELQALREKMEVQKAEWKRKMKELQEERALEKRELQEENKRLQASLSQDQKKAAAQVQRHISVLRAQLQDQARMIASQEEMIQTLSLRKVEGVQEALQAVDTEEDSPEEELEDSRDKQKVLAALRQNSTLLKQFRPILEDTLEEKLEGMGIKRDTKGISVQTLRHLESLLRVQREQKARRFSEFRSLREKLIKETTGRVKKRWENRATVPQPDGQPPVKSQQSTLVTGEARTKTRTLHVTLPSKLAEPPIPQSCSSPDLTQVSTPTPRPRAHGAPSIPASPGPGLSTSPFSSEDDSDGDAVRHVSLQPPKVPCRKAPRPENDWDWSESESSEEKGSGGLASSGTLVQSMIKNLEKELDAPANKPAGGVSVFLRPNTGPQRAAALGRKPQLSEDESDLEISSLEDLTQNLDQREKPKPLSRSKLPEKSDTSAWSSGRPRVPGW, encoded by the exons ATGCAGCCGTCAGCTGCCACTGCTGAGGGCCTCAGCGGCCCCCTCTTTGGGGCCTACACGCTCCCCACCTTCAAGTTCCAGCCTCGCCGTGAAAGCATAGACTGGAGGCGCATTAGTGCCCTGGACGTGGAGCGCGTGGCCCGGGAGCTGGACGTGGCCACCCTGCAGGACAACATCACCGGCGTCACCTTCTGCAACCTGGACCGCGAGGCGTGCAGCCGCTGCGGGCAGCCAGTGGACCCCGCGCTGCTCAAGGTGCTGCGCCTGGCTCAGCTCACCATCGAGTACCTGCTGCATTGCCAGGACTGCCTGAGCGCCAGCGTGGCCCAGCTGGAGGCCCggctgcaggccagcctgggccagcaGCAGCGCGGCCAGCAGGAGCTGGGCCGCCAGGCCGACGAGCTTAAGGGCGTGCGCGAGGAGAGCCGGCGGCGGCGCAAAATGATCAGCgccctgcagcagctgctggtgCAGACCGGGACGCAGAGCTGCCACGCG TGCCACCTGTGTGACAAGACGTTCATGAACGCCACCTTTCTCCGGGGCCACATCCAGCGCAGGCACGCAGGCATGGTGGAAGGTG GGAAGAAGCAGCAGGAGCAGTCATGGGTGGACTCACTGGAAGAGCTGCGGGCCAAGCTCAAGTGGACCCAGGGGGAGCTGGAAGCCCAGAGGGAGGCCGAGAGGCAGCGGCAGCTACAG gAGCTGGAGATTGCTCGTCAGAGGGAAATAGAAGCTAAGAAAGAATTTgatgaatggaaagaaaaagaacggAGCAAGCTCTATGGGGAAATAGACAAGCTAAAGCAATTATTTTGGAATGAATTTAAAACTGTGGCCAACCAGAACTCCTCGCTAGAAGag AAGCTTCAGGCACTGAAGTCCCACAGTGTGACAGAGTCCCATCTGGGATCACTGCGGGATGAGGAGTCTGAGGAGCGGCTCCAGCAGGCACAGGAGCTCCAGGCCCTAAGGGAGAAGATGGAGGTTCAG AAAGCAGagtggaagagaaaaatgaaggaactGCAGGAAGAGCGTGCCTTGGAGAAGCGAGAG CTGCAGGAGGAGAACAAGCGGCTGCAGGCCTCGCTGTCTCAGGATCAGAAGAAGGCAGCCGCCCAGGTCCAGCGCCACATCAGCGTCCTGCGCGCCCAGCTTCAGGACCAAGCTAGGATGATCGCCTCCCAGGAGGAGATG ATCCAGACTCTGTCCCTCCGGAAGGTGGAGG GGGTCCAAGAAGCACTGCAGGCTGTGGACACAGAGGAGGACTCTCCTGAGGAAG AGCTGGAGGACTCCAGAGACAAACAGAAGGTGCTAGCAGCTCTGAGGCAAAACTCTACTTTGCTGAAGCAGTTCCGGCCCATCCTGGAGGACACCCTGGAGGAGAAACTGGAAGGCATGGGGATAAAGAGG GACACAAAGGGAATCTCAGTTCAGACGCTGAGACACCTGGAGTCCCTGCTGAGAGTCCAGCGGGAGCAGAAGGCAAGGAGATTCTCTGAATTTCGGAGTCTGAGGGAAAAGCTTATCAAGGAAACCACCGGCAGAGTGAAAAAGAGATGGGAGAACAGGGCTACAGTGCCCCAGCCCGATGGCCAACCTCCAG TCAAAAGCCAGCAGAGCACACTGGTCACTGGAGAGGCCCGGACAAAGACCAGGACCCTGCATGTGACATTGCCATCCAAGTTGGCAGAGCCACCCATTCCTCAGAGTTGCAGCAGCCCTGACCTGACCCAGGTGTCCACCCCCACTCCACGCCCCAGAGCACATGGAGCCCCCAGCATCCCAGCTTCCCCTGGACCTGGACTGAG CACGTCCCCGTTCAGTTCTGAAGATGACTCAGATGGGGACGCTGTGCGACACGTGTCTCTTCAGCCCCCAAAGGTTCCCTGTAGGAAGGCACCCCGGCCCGAGAATGACTGGGACTGGTCTGAGTCTGAGTCCTCAGAGGAGAAGGGCTCGGGAGGGCTGGCTTCCTCAG GAACACTGGTGCAGTCGATGATCAAAAACCTCGAGAAGGAGCTTGACGCTCCAGCCAATAAGCCTGCTGGTGGGGTCAGTGTGTTCCTGAGGCCCAACACTGGTCCACAGAGGGCTGCTGCACTGGGAAGAAAGCCTCAG CTTTCTGAGGACGAAAGTGACTTGGAGATCTCTTcattggaagatctcacccagaACCTGGACCAGAGAGAGAAACCAAAGCCCTTGTCTCGCTCGAAGCTCCCAGAGAAGTCTGACACCAGTGCTTGGAGCTCTGGCCGACCTAGGGTCCCTGGCTGGTGA
- the Dzip1l gene encoding cilium assembly protein DZIP1L isoform X1: MQPSAATAEGLSGPLFGAYTLPTFKFQPRRESIDWRRISALDVERVARELDVATLQDNITGVTFCNLDREACSRCGQPVDPALLKVLRLAQLTIEYLLHCQDCLSASVAQLEARLQASLGQQQRGQQELGRQADELKGVREESRRRRKMISALQQLLVQTGTQSCHACHLCDKTFMNATFLRGHIQRRHAGMVEGGKKQQEQSWVDSLEELRAKLKWTQGELEAQREAERQRQLQELEIARQREIEAKKEFDEWKEKERSKLYGEIDKLKQLFWNEFKTVANQNSSLEEKLQALKSHSVTESHLGSLRDEESEERLQQAQELQALREKMEVQKAEWKRKMKELQEERALEKRELQEENKRLQASLSQDQKKAAAQVQRHISVLRAQLQDQARMIASQEEMIQTLSLRKVEGVQEALQAVDTEEDSPEEELEDSRDKQKVLAALRQNSTLLKQFRPILEDTLEEKLEGMGIKRDTKGISVQTLRHLESLLRVQREQKARRFSEFRSLREKLIKETTGRVKKRWENRATVPQPDGQPPVKSQQSTLVTGEARTKTRTLHVTLPSKLAEPPIPQSCSSPDLTQVSTPTPRPRAHGAPSIPASPGPGLSSTSPFSSEDDSDGDAVRHVSLQPPKVPCRKAPRPENDWDWSESESSEEKGSGGLASSGTLVQSMIKNLEKELDAPANKPAGGVSVFLRPNTGPQRAAALGRKPQLSEDESDLEISSLEDLTQNLDQREKPKPLSRSKLPEKSDTSAWSSGRPRVPGW, encoded by the exons ATGCAGCCGTCAGCTGCCACTGCTGAGGGCCTCAGCGGCCCCCTCTTTGGGGCCTACACGCTCCCCACCTTCAAGTTCCAGCCTCGCCGTGAAAGCATAGACTGGAGGCGCATTAGTGCCCTGGACGTGGAGCGCGTGGCCCGGGAGCTGGACGTGGCCACCCTGCAGGACAACATCACCGGCGTCACCTTCTGCAACCTGGACCGCGAGGCGTGCAGCCGCTGCGGGCAGCCAGTGGACCCCGCGCTGCTCAAGGTGCTGCGCCTGGCTCAGCTCACCATCGAGTACCTGCTGCATTGCCAGGACTGCCTGAGCGCCAGCGTGGCCCAGCTGGAGGCCCggctgcaggccagcctgggccagcaGCAGCGCGGCCAGCAGGAGCTGGGCCGCCAGGCCGACGAGCTTAAGGGCGTGCGCGAGGAGAGCCGGCGGCGGCGCAAAATGATCAGCgccctgcagcagctgctggtgCAGACCGGGACGCAGAGCTGCCACGCG TGCCACCTGTGTGACAAGACGTTCATGAACGCCACCTTTCTCCGGGGCCACATCCAGCGCAGGCACGCAGGCATGGTGGAAGGTG GGAAGAAGCAGCAGGAGCAGTCATGGGTGGACTCACTGGAAGAGCTGCGGGCCAAGCTCAAGTGGACCCAGGGGGAGCTGGAAGCCCAGAGGGAGGCCGAGAGGCAGCGGCAGCTACAG gAGCTGGAGATTGCTCGTCAGAGGGAAATAGAAGCTAAGAAAGAATTTgatgaatggaaagaaaaagaacggAGCAAGCTCTATGGGGAAATAGACAAGCTAAAGCAATTATTTTGGAATGAATTTAAAACTGTGGCCAACCAGAACTCCTCGCTAGAAGag AAGCTTCAGGCACTGAAGTCCCACAGTGTGACAGAGTCCCATCTGGGATCACTGCGGGATGAGGAGTCTGAGGAGCGGCTCCAGCAGGCACAGGAGCTCCAGGCCCTAAGGGAGAAGATGGAGGTTCAG AAAGCAGagtggaagagaaaaatgaaggaactGCAGGAAGAGCGTGCCTTGGAGAAGCGAGAG CTGCAGGAGGAGAACAAGCGGCTGCAGGCCTCGCTGTCTCAGGATCAGAAGAAGGCAGCCGCCCAGGTCCAGCGCCACATCAGCGTCCTGCGCGCCCAGCTTCAGGACCAAGCTAGGATGATCGCCTCCCAGGAGGAGATG ATCCAGACTCTGTCCCTCCGGAAGGTGGAGG GGGTCCAAGAAGCACTGCAGGCTGTGGACACAGAGGAGGACTCTCCTGAGGAAG AGCTGGAGGACTCCAGAGACAAACAGAAGGTGCTAGCAGCTCTGAGGCAAAACTCTACTTTGCTGAAGCAGTTCCGGCCCATCCTGGAGGACACCCTGGAGGAGAAACTGGAAGGCATGGGGATAAAGAGG GACACAAAGGGAATCTCAGTTCAGACGCTGAGACACCTGGAGTCCCTGCTGAGAGTCCAGCGGGAGCAGAAGGCAAGGAGATTCTCTGAATTTCGGAGTCTGAGGGAAAAGCTTATCAAGGAAACCACCGGCAGAGTGAAAAAGAGATGGGAGAACAGGGCTACAGTGCCCCAGCCCGATGGCCAACCTCCAG TCAAAAGCCAGCAGAGCACACTGGTCACTGGAGAGGCCCGGACAAAGACCAGGACCCTGCATGTGACATTGCCATCCAAGTTGGCAGAGCCACCCATTCCTCAGAGTTGCAGCAGCCCTGACCTGACCCAGGTGTCCACCCCCACTCCACGCCCCAGAGCACATGGAGCCCCCAGCATCCCAGCTTCCCCTGGACCTGGACTGAG CAGCACGTCCCCGTTCAGTTCTGAAGATGACTCAGATGGGGACGCTGTGCGACACGTGTCTCTTCAGCCCCCAAAGGTTCCCTGTAGGAAGGCACCCCGGCCCGAGAATGACTGGGACTGGTCTGAGTCTGAGTCCTCAGAGGAGAAGGGCTCGGGAGGGCTGGCTTCCTCAG GAACACTGGTGCAGTCGATGATCAAAAACCTCGAGAAGGAGCTTGACGCTCCAGCCAATAAGCCTGCTGGTGGGGTCAGTGTGTTCCTGAGGCCCAACACTGGTCCACAGAGGGCTGCTGCACTGGGAAGAAAGCCTCAG CTTTCTGAGGACGAAAGTGACTTGGAGATCTCTTcattggaagatctcacccagaACCTGGACCAGAGAGAGAAACCAAAGCCCTTGTCTCGCTCGAAGCTCCCAGAGAAGTCTGACACCAGTGCTTGGAGCTCTGGCCGACCTAGGGTCCCTGGCTGGTGA